A window of Costertonia aggregata contains these coding sequences:
- a CDS encoding TolC family protein: MRHYFLPVIAIFISAFGHSQEQQQENTNSFTLQEAIAFALDNNYSAINAERDVVDAQKQKWETIASGLPQISGAVNYQNQLIQPIAQFPSILVPEEFLPPGAVRDPNTFVPIVFGQPQQIIATATLRQQIFDGSYIVGVQATKSFLSYSANNKEKTQLEVRKAVTESYGNVLLAQESVSILEKNKANLEKNLFETTKIYENGLGDEESVEQLQITLSNVENQLKNAVRLKSITLQMLNLVMGIAIDAPTKLEEDLDNLTREQIDLNLIEAEFQIENNVDFKLATNLNEQRYFEWKLAKSRALPTLNAFVNYGANSFGEGFDFLDNGQEWFESSIFGVDLNIPIFSSLKRSASTQRAKIALEKAKTQLQEAEERIRLQLENAKSEYILAIEQYETAKQNLGLAERIENKNQTKYFEGIGSSFELRQAQTQLYDAQQGYLQSMVEVINKKTELETIMNQ; encoded by the coding sequence ATGCGACATTATTTTTTACCTGTCATCGCCATATTCATATCGGCTTTTGGTCATTCTCAAGAACAGCAGCAAGAAAACACAAACAGTTTTACCTTACAGGAAGCCATCGCTTTTGCCCTGGACAATAACTACAGTGCCATCAATGCGGAACGTGATGTGGTCGATGCCCAAAAGCAAAAATGGGAAACCATCGCCTCCGGGCTCCCACAGATAAGTGGTGCGGTCAATTATCAAAACCAATTGATACAGCCTATTGCACAATTCCCATCTATTTTGGTACCCGAAGAATTTCTACCTCCCGGGGCAGTGAGAGATCCTAATACTTTTGTCCCCATAGTCTTCGGCCAGCCACAACAAATTATCGCCACGGCAACACTGCGACAGCAAATCTTTGACGGCTCTTATATCGTTGGCGTTCAGGCAACCAAATCATTTTTGAGCTATAGTGCCAACAATAAGGAAAAAACGCAACTAGAGGTTAGAAAAGCGGTAACGGAATCTTACGGCAATGTGCTCTTGGCACAGGAAAGCGTCTCTATCTTGGAAAAGAACAAGGCCAATCTAGAAAAAAATCTTTTTGAGACTACAAAAATCTATGAAAATGGTCTGGGTGACGAGGAAAGTGTAGAACAGTTGCAAATTACGCTATCCAACGTAGAGAACCAACTCAAGAATGCGGTGCGCCTAAAGAGCATAACCTTACAAATGTTGAATTTGGTCATGGGGATAGCCATAGATGCCCCGACCAAGCTAGAAGAAGATTTGGACAACCTTACCCGTGAACAAATAGACCTGAACCTTATCGAAGCTGAATTTCAGATTGAAAACAATGTTGACTTCAAATTGGCCACTAATCTAAATGAACAACGCTACTTTGAATGGAAACTGGCCAAAAGCCGTGCACTTCCCACTTTAAATGCATTCGTAAATTATGGTGCCAACTCTTTTGGGGAAGGTTTTGATTTTTTGGATAACGGTCAAGAGTGGTTTGAGTCCTCTATCTTTGGTGTAGACCTTAATATCCCCATTTTTAGCTCATTAAAAAGAAGTGCCAGTACCCAGCGTGCAAAAATTGCTTTGGAAAAAGCAAAAACACAACTGCAAGAGGCCGAAGAAAGAATACGGTTACAACTTGAAAATGCCAAAAGTGAATATATTTTGGCCATTGAACAATATGAAACCGCAAAGCAAAACCTAGGATTGGCAGAGCGTATCGAAAATAAGAATCAGACCAAGTATTTCGAGGGCATTGGTAGCAGTTTTGAATTGCGACAGGCCCAAACACAACTATATGACGCGCAACAAGGCTATTTGCAATCCATGGTAGAGGTCATCAACAAAAAAACGGAACTGGAAACGATAATGAATCAATAG
- a CDS encoding efflux RND transporter periplasmic adaptor subunit, producing the protein MKNILYLLGITILLHACGGSGETSVEDLVSQGDLETLRAKKSEISEKQKALETQIKQLDSAIAAKTGEGNLPLVTTITAKADTFDHFLELQGDVKTKQNVLIYPEMAGTLYRVYVKEGQKVSKGQLLAAIDDGGMGSQLAQLKTQAQLAKTTFERQKRLWEQKIGSEIQYLQAKTNYEATESAVKQAQSQLGKSTIRAPFSGIIDDVIKDQGTVVAPGPGSEVFRIVNLSDMYIEVDVPETYLDGITVGKQAKVYFPVLGDTIDTKVRQTGNFISPSNRAFSVEIPVPNKKGNIKPNLTAKVNINDYSSDNAIVIPQSIISENAEGEQYVYVAKPVEGEKHATIAKRIVTTGKTQGSNVEILSGISDGDYLIKEGARSVKDGQKVEIKNG; encoded by the coding sequence ATGAAAAACATACTTTATCTATTAGGCATAACTATACTCCTCCATGCTTGTGGAGGTTCTGGGGAAACGTCTGTCGAAGACCTAGTTTCCCAAGGGGATTTGGAGACCCTAAGGGCCAAAAAAAGTGAAATTTCCGAAAAGCAGAAAGCATTGGAAACCCAGATAAAACAGTTAGATTCGGCCATAGCTGCAAAAACCGGTGAAGGTAATCTACCGCTGGTCACGACCATTACAGCAAAAGCCGATACGTTTGATCATTTTCTGGAATTACAGGGAGACGTGAAGACCAAACAAAATGTATTGATATACCCCGAAATGGCCGGCACCTTATATCGTGTGTATGTAAAAGAAGGTCAAAAAGTTTCTAAAGGTCAATTATTGGCCGCCATTGATGACGGTGGTATGGGGAGCCAATTGGCCCAGCTCAAGACACAGGCCCAATTGGCCAAGACCACTTTTGAGCGTCAAAAACGTTTGTGGGAACAAAAAATAGGTTCTGAAATTCAATATTTGCAGGCAAAAACCAATTACGAGGCTACAGAAAGTGCGGTAAAACAGGCACAGAGCCAATTGGGAAAATCTACCATCAGGGCGCCGTTTTCCGGTATTATCGATGATGTTATAAAAGATCAGGGTACCGTGGTAGCACCTGGCCCGGGCTCGGAAGTTTTTCGTATCGTCAACTTGTCCGATATGTATATTGAGGTTGACGTTCCCGAAACATACTTGGATGGTATAACGGTAGGGAAACAAGCCAAAGTGTACTTTCCGGTATTGGGAGATACCATTGATACTAAAGTTAGGCAAACGGGCAATTTTATAAGCCCAAGTAATAGGGCTTTTAGTGTTGAAATCCCGGTTCCGAACAAGAAAGGAAACATTAAACCCAACCTAACGGCCAAAGTAAACATCAACGATTATTCCAGTGACAATGCTATAGTCATTCCACAAAGTATCATTTCTGAAAATGCCGAAGGCGAACAGTATGTGTATGTGGCCAAGCCTGTTGAAGGCGAAAAACATGCTACGATTGCCAAGCGTATTGTAACCACGGGGAAAACACAGGGAAGCAATGTTGAAATTTTATCCGGAATTTCAGATGGCGATTACCTTATCAAAGAAGGGGCAAGAAGCGTAAAAGATGGTCAAAAAGTGGAAATAAAAAATGGGTAG
- a CDS encoding toxin-antitoxin system YwqK family antitoxin, protein MKKILMMAAFFCTVTLVAQNIEPKFEKNGDMVEATYFHDNGNIAQTGYFLNGTLNGKWKMYDAQGKKIAMGEYVNGVKTGKWFFWKGQQLTEVDYDNNAIASVVKWNNGEAVAVNK, encoded by the coding sequence ATGAAAAAGATACTAATGATGGCAGCTTTTTTTTGCACGGTAACTCTTGTAGCACAAAACATAGAACCCAAATTTGAAAAAAACGGGGACATGGTCGAGGCGACCTACTTTCACGATAACGGAAACATTGCCCAAACCGGATATTTTCTCAATGGAACTCTTAACGGTAAATGGAAAATGTATGATGCCCAAGGTAAAAAAATCGCCATGGGCGAATATGTTAATGGAGTAAAGACCGGAAAATGGTTCTTTTGGAAAGGCCAACAACTAACCGAGGTTGATTATGACAACAATGCCATAGCCAGTGTGGTCAAATGGAACAATGGCGAGGCGGTAGCCGTGAATAAATAA
- the aspS gene encoding aspartate--tRNA ligase gives MYRDHTCGDLRESHIDQEVILCGWVQKTRDKGFVVWVDLRDRYGITQLVFDGDRTSKALLEQARNLGREFVVQVKGKVIERASKNTNIPTGAIEVLVESLTVLNESKTPPFTIENNTDGGEDLRMKYRYLDIRRNPVKNNLIFRSKVAIEVRKYLSDHGFIEVETPYLIKSTPEGARDFVVPSRMNQGQFYALPQSPQTFKQLLMVGGLDKYFQIVKCFRDEDLRADRQPEFTQIDCEMAFVEQEDILNTFEGLTKYLLKEINGVDIKEFPRITYDEAMKTYGNDKPDIRFGMEFGELNAVTQHKDFNVFNTAELVVGIAVPGANSYTRKEIDKLTDWVKRPQIGALGMVYCRCNDDGSYKSSVDKFYDQEDLAHWAKITGAQPGDLICVLSGSTNKVRAQLSALRMEMAVRLGLRKANEFAPLWVVDFPLLELDEETGHYHAMHHPFTSPKPGQMELLETDPSAVSANAYDLVLNGNEIGGGSIRIHDTEIQSTMFKHLGFTPEEAKAQFGFLMDAFQYGAPPHGGIAFGLDRLVAILGGQETIRDFIAFPKNNNGRDVMIDAPAPIDDGQLKELNLKLDIKS, from the coding sequence ATGTACAGAGACCATACTTGCGGCGATTTGCGCGAATCACATATAGATCAGGAGGTAATATTGTGCGGCTGGGTACAAAAAACCAGGGATAAAGGTTTTGTGGTTTGGGTAGACCTTAGAGACCGTTATGGCATCACCCAATTGGTGTTTGACGGGGACCGCACCTCAAAAGCCCTTTTGGAACAGGCCCGGAACCTAGGTAGGGAATTCGTGGTGCAAGTAAAGGGAAAGGTGATTGAAAGGGCATCAAAAAACACCAATATTCCCACGGGGGCTATTGAGGTTCTTGTAGAAAGCCTTACTGTTTTGAACGAATCGAAAACACCACCTTTTACCATAGAGAACAATACCGATGGCGGGGAAGACCTACGGATGAAATACCGCTATTTGGACATCCGTAGAAACCCGGTTAAAAACAATTTGATTTTTAGGAGTAAAGTCGCCATTGAGGTGCGCAAATATCTATCCGATCACGGGTTTATTGAAGTTGAAACCCCATATTTGATAAAATCCACCCCAGAGGGAGCGCGCGATTTTGTAGTGCCAAGCCGTATGAACCAAGGCCAGTTTTATGCCTTACCGCAATCGCCACAAACCTTCAAACAATTGTTGATGGTGGGCGGACTGGACAAATATTTTCAGATCGTAAAATGCTTTCGCGATGAGGACCTTCGTGCCGATAGGCAACCGGAGTTCACTCAGATAGATTGTGAAATGGCCTTTGTGGAGCAGGAAGATATCCTCAATACTTTTGAAGGGTTGACGAAATATCTATTAAAGGAAATCAATGGTGTAGACATTAAGGAGTTTCCTAGGATCACCTATGATGAGGCTATGAAAACCTATGGCAATGACAAACCGGACATACGTTTTGGAATGGAGTTTGGCGAACTCAATGCGGTTACGCAACACAAAGATTTTAATGTGTTCAATACCGCCGAATTGGTGGTTGGCATTGCGGTTCCCGGAGCGAACAGTTACACAAGAAAAGAGATTGACAAACTCACGGATTGGGTAAAAAGACCACAGATAGGGGCTTTGGGCATGGTATATTGTAGATGTAACGACGATGGCAGCTACAAATCATCGGTTGATAAATTTTATGACCAAGAAGATTTGGCCCATTGGGCTAAAATCACTGGAGCACAACCAGGAGATCTCATTTGTGTGCTATCAGGTAGCACAAACAAAGTGAGGGCGCAATTGAGCGCACTTCGTATGGAAATGGCGGTACGGCTCGGGTTACGTAAAGCCAATGAATTCGCACCGTTATGGGTAGTAGATTTTCCTTTGTTGGAACTGGACGAGGAAACCGGACATTACCACGCCATGCACCATCCTTTTACCTCACCCAAACCAGGACAAATGGAATTACTGGAAACCGACCCCAGTGCGGTTAGCGCCAATGCCTATGATCTGGTTCTGAACGGCAATGAAATCGGTGGAGGTTCCATTCGTATTCACGATACCGAAATACAAAGCACCATGTTCAAGCATTTGGGCTTTACACCCGAAGAAGCAAAAGCACAATTTGGCTTTCTTATGGATGCTTTTCAATACGGAGCGCCACCGCACGGGGGCATCGCTTTTGGATTGGATAGGTTGGTGGCTATACTCGGCGGACAGGAAACCATACGGGATTTTATAGCTTTTCCCAAAAACAACAATGGCCGTGACGTAATGATCGATGCTCCCGCTCCCATTGACGATGGCCAGCTAAAGGAACTCAATTTAAAACTTGATATAAAGTCATAG
- a CDS encoding efflux RND transporter permease subunit: MSKQKKNADKEFKLSSWAIDNPSVIYVMIAIFLWIGFSAYQAMPREDFPEIVETKVYISTPYPGNTAEDIERLITDPLEDRLKNVSNVVEITSTSQEDYSIITVEFDEELSVEQAKQKVKDEVDGEKAGEDWPTFNNAKVEPNVFDLNLSESFPIMNINFTGDYPVEKLKEFAEYLQDEIEDLSEIKEVSIRGAQEKEVEVAVDVYKMMAAKVSFQDVIGAISNGNMTMSAGNIRSDEQRRTIRVLGEIKDPQQLNDFVVKSENGAIYLRDIAKVSFSEEDKTTYAREFGESVVMLDVKKRSGKNMIEASQKIRAIVKEAQADYYPSDLKISIANDSSERTLNQVDDLVNNIIFGIILVVTVLMFFLGFRNALFVGFAIPMSMFMSFAILNLFGYTLNTMILFGMIMGLGMMVDNGIVVVENVYRLMDEGMSRTEAAKKGIGEIAFPIIISTLTTVAAFVPLGLWPGIFGQFMIYFPITLSVVLGSSLFVAIFMNSMLVSQFMEIGEKELKVKQLIRISAILGGLGLFILLFGGAMRGLGTVMILTAIMFWVYKYVLKRWALRFQKNTMVRFENWYERRIVHALRGKNVYWYFSITFFLLIAVFMLFGASIGAGRTKIEFFPDNIPNEIYAYIEYPEGTSIEKTNKITKEIEKRVYEVVKQDKYQSPTGENYLVESAVSQVGEGAGNPQTDGGSSAEMPHRGKVTVSMQEFKYRNGLDTEDLRKEIQEALTGIYPGVAISVEKDAAGPPAGYPINIELEGKDYAELINTAEDIRNFINTKNIAGIEELKIDVNKSKPSMQVVVDREKAGELGVGVGQVGQQLRRSLFGEKAGVYKVDGEDYDINVRFNEDIRYDKNALFNQNIIFRDPANGQIKEIPVAAVATQKNSSGFSAIKHRDKKRVVTVYSGLKPGFSDAGAIVAEIQKEMENYKGLPEDIKIDFTGQIEEQNKQMQFLVGAFFSGLGLIMLILIFQFGGISKPLIIMIAIFLSFIGVFGGLMLTGWSFVIMMTMMGIISLAGIVVNNGVVLLDYTQILIDRKKVELNMDDKDLLSMEQVTEIITRGGKARLRPVILTAITTVLGLIPLAIGLNIDFFSLFSEFDPKIYIGGDNVIFWGPLAWTVIFGLIVATFLTLIIVPVLFNIVYRIKIGLRKGKKKVKEDILDTAA; encoded by the coding sequence ATGAGTAAGCAGAAAAAAAACGCCGATAAAGAATTTAAGCTATCCTCATGGGCAATAGACAACCCGTCTGTAATCTATGTCATGATTGCTATTTTCTTGTGGATAGGCTTTTCGGCATATCAAGCTATGCCCCGTGAGGATTTTCCCGAAATCGTTGAGACCAAAGTATATATAAGCACCCCTTACCCGGGCAACACCGCAGAAGACATAGAACGCTTGATTACCGATCCGTTAGAGGATAGGCTCAAAAACGTAAGTAACGTTGTTGAAATCACTTCTACATCCCAAGAGGACTATTCTATCATTACCGTTGAGTTTGATGAGGAACTTTCGGTTGAACAAGCCAAACAAAAGGTCAAGGACGAAGTTGATGGTGAAAAAGCGGGCGAAGATTGGCCTACTTTTAACAATGCCAAGGTAGAGCCCAATGTTTTTGACTTAAACCTGTCGGAATCCTTTCCGATCATGAACATCAATTTTACGGGGGATTATCCGGTAGAAAAGCTAAAGGAGTTTGCAGAGTACTTACAGGACGAAATCGAGGACCTCTCAGAGATTAAGGAAGTCAGTATTCGCGGTGCACAGGAAAAGGAAGTTGAAGTTGCCGTGGATGTCTATAAAATGATGGCCGCGAAAGTCAGTTTTCAAGATGTAATAGGCGCCATAAGCAATGGCAACATGACCATGTCGGCCGGTAATATCAGAAGTGACGAACAGCGTAGGACCATACGTGTTTTGGGAGAAATCAAAGACCCACAACAACTGAACGATTTTGTGGTAAAATCGGAAAACGGTGCGATATACCTTCGTGATATTGCAAAAGTCAGTTTTTCGGAAGAGGACAAGACTACCTATGCCCGGGAGTTTGGCGAAAGTGTTGTAATGCTTGACGTAAAAAAGCGCTCCGGTAAAAATATGATCGAGGCTTCCCAAAAAATTAGGGCAATCGTAAAAGAGGCCCAGGCGGATTATTATCCGTCGGATTTAAAAATATCGATCGCCAACGATTCATCGGAAAGAACCTTGAACCAAGTAGACGACTTGGTGAACAATATTATTTTCGGGATTATCTTGGTAGTTACCGTATTGATGTTTTTCCTAGGCTTCCGGAACGCACTCTTTGTTGGTTTTGCCATACCTATGTCAATGTTCATGTCTTTCGCCATTCTCAACCTTTTTGGCTATACTTTGAATACGATGATTCTCTTTGGGATGATCATGGGTCTGGGGATGATGGTAGATAACGGTATCGTGGTCGTTGAGAACGTATACAGATTGATGGACGAGGGCATGTCCCGTACCGAAGCTGCAAAAAAAGGTATCGGTGAAATTGCATTCCCGATCATTATATCGACCCTTACCACGGTAGCGGCATTTGTGCCCTTAGGATTGTGGCCCGGTATTTTTGGGCAGTTTATGATATACTTCCCCATTACCCTATCCGTGGTATTGGGCTCATCATTGTTCGTGGCCATTTTTATGAACTCCATGTTGGTCTCCCAATTTATGGAAATCGGCGAAAAGGAATTAAAGGTAAAGCAGCTCATTCGCATTAGCGCCATATTGGGCGGACTTGGCCTGTTTATATTGCTATTTGGCGGTGCTATGCGAGGTCTGGGTACCGTTATGATACTTACGGCCATCATGTTCTGGGTGTACAAGTATGTTTTAAAACGATGGGCTTTGCGTTTTCAAAAAAACACCATGGTACGTTTTGAAAATTGGTACGAACGTAGAATCGTACATGCCTTGCGCGGTAAAAACGTATACTGGTATTTTAGTATTACCTTCTTTTTGTTGATTGCCGTATTTATGCTTTTCGGGGCATCGATCGGGGCGGGGCGCACAAAAATCGAATTCTTTCCAGATAATATTCCCAATGAAATCTATGCCTATATTGAATATCCCGAAGGCACGTCCATAGAAAAGACCAATAAAATCACCAAAGAAATTGAAAAAAGGGTGTACGAAGTGGTCAAGCAGGATAAATACCAATCGCCAACAGGTGAAAATTATCTAGTGGAGTCCGCCGTTTCGCAAGTTGGTGAAGGTGCGGGAAACCCGCAGACCGATGGCGGTTCGTCCGCAGAAATGCCCCACCGTGGCAAAGTCACCGTCTCTATGCAAGAGTTCAAATACAGGAACGGGTTGGACACTGAAGACCTGAGAAAGGAAATTCAGGAAGCGCTCACGGGAATATACCCCGGTGTGGCAATTTCAGTCGAGAAAGATGCCGCCGGACCGCCTGCAGGATATCCCATAAATATTGAGTTGGAAGGTAAAGATTATGCCGAGCTCATTAATACGGCCGAGGATATCCGAAATTTTATCAATACCAAAAATATTGCAGGTATCGAGGAACTTAAGATAGATGTAAATAAAAGTAAACCCTCGATGCAAGTGGTCGTAGACCGTGAAAAAGCCGGGGAACTTGGCGTTGGCGTTGGCCAGGTAGGGCAACAATTGCGCAGGTCGCTATTTGGTGAAAAGGCAGGGGTCTATAAGGTAGATGGTGAGGATTATGATATCAATGTTCGTTTTAACGAGGATATCCGCTATGATAAAAATGCGCTGTTCAATCAAAATATCATTTTCAGAGATCCGGCCAACGGGCAGATCAAGGAAATTCCTGTCGCCGCCGTTGCCACACAAAAAAATTCTTCGGGCTTTAGTGCCATAAAGCACCGTGACAAGAAAAGGGTGGTAACCGTATACTCGGGATTAAAGCCAGGTTTTAGCGATGCGGGTGCTATTGTTGCCGAAATCCAAAAAGAAATGGAAAACTATAAAGGGCTGCCTGAGGATATAAAAATCGATTTTACGGGACAGATCGAGGAACAGAACAAACAAATGCAGTTCTTGGTAGGGGCCTTCTTTTCGGGTCTTGGCCTGATTATGCTGATTTTGATATTTCAATTTGGCGGTATTTCCAAACCCTTGATTATCATGATCGCCATTTTCTTAAGTTTCATAGGGGTTTTTGGTGGCTTGATGTTGACCGGTTGGTCATTCGTCATCATGATGACCATGATGGGTATCATATCCCTTGCGGGTATTGTAGTGAACAATGGCGTAGTACTGCTAGATTATACCCAGATTCTCATTGACCGTAAAAAAGTGGAATTGAATATGGACGATAAGGACTTATTGTCTATGGAGCAAGTGACCGAAATTATTACCCGAGGTGGTAAGGCAAGGCTACGGCCCGTGATATTGACGGCCATCACTACGGTCCTGGGGTTGATACCATTGGCGATAGGGTTGAACATTGATTTTTTCTCGCTATTCTCGGAGTTTGACCCAAAAATTTACATCGGTGGGGATAATGTGATTTTCTGGGGACCTTTGGCATGGACGGTAATCTTTGGTCTGATCGTGGCCACTTTCCTTACCCTGATCATTGTTCCCGTATTGTTCAACATTGTGTACCGTATTAAAATTGGTTTGCGTAAAGGCAAAAAGAAAGTAAAAGAGGATATTTTGGATACGGCGGCCTAA
- a CDS encoding response regulator yields the protein MSLSSKNAHIDKTSILIVEDEPLLCDAYRLVFENISNNTSFSNFDLDIYNDFSSAKEAILGVDDDLHLVILDIRLRSGDYLAGNSGEGLGILLRKNLPKTKIIVVTSLTSNHRLHMILKYINPEGLLIKSEIDFISIQNDIVAVLKGNNVYSQTTIDFFKQDVGVKLNLDDIDRKILYLLSKGVKVNKLTNYVPLTTSGIEARKRRIAKVFNMNKPSIADLLHASKQKGII from the coding sequence ATGTCCCTATCATCTAAAAATGCACACATTGATAAAACGAGCATATTAATTGTCGAGGATGAACCATTACTATGTGACGCTTACCGTCTGGTGTTTGAAAATATTTCGAACAATACATCTTTTAGCAATTTTGATTTAGATATCTACAATGATTTCAGCAGTGCAAAAGAAGCTATTCTAGGGGTTGATGATGATTTACATCTTGTTATTTTAGACATCCGACTGCGTTCGGGAGATTATTTAGCGGGCAACTCTGGTGAGGGTTTAGGTATTTTGCTACGTAAAAACTTGCCAAAGACGAAGATTATAGTGGTTACTTCCCTTACTAGCAATCATCGTCTTCATATGATTTTGAAATATATTAATCCGGAAGGTCTTTTGATAAAATCCGAGATTGATTTTATAAGTATTCAAAATGATATCGTAGCAGTCTTAAAAGGGAACAATGTCTATAGCCAAACAACGATAGATTTCTTTAAACAAGATGTGGGTGTAAAATTAAATTTGGACGATATTGACCGAAAGATACTTTACTTGTTGTCAAAAGGGGTCAAGGTGAATAAACTTACCAATTACGTTCCTTTGACCACGTCGGGCATAGAGGCCAGAAAACGTCGAATTGCGAAAGTATTCAATATGAATAAGCCTAGCATTGCAGATTTATTGCATGCTTCCAAACAAAAAGGTATTATATAA